The Serpentinimonas maccroryi genome has a segment encoding these proteins:
- the dapD gene encoding 2,3,4,5-tetrahydropyridine-2,6-dicarboxylate N-succinyltransferase, protein MSPSLQTLIDQAWEQRAQLNPSNASREVQDAVEQVLEQLNNGQLRVATRSGVGQWTVHQWIKKAVLLSFRLNDNAIIRAGELAFYDKVPTKFANLSPQELAATGVRVVPPAVARRGSFIARGAVLMPSYVNIGAYVDEGSMVDTWATVGSCAQIGKNVHLSGGVGIGGVLEPLQANPTIIEDNCFIGARSEVVEGVIVEENAVLGMGVYLGQSTPIFNRATGEISYGRVPAGSVVVSGSLPKTAANGAPYSLYAAVIVKQVDAQTRSKTSINELLRD, encoded by the coding sequence ATGAGCCCCTCTTTGCAAACCCTGATCGACCAAGCCTGGGAACAGCGCGCCCAGCTCAACCCCAGCAACGCCTCGCGCGAGGTGCAAGACGCCGTCGAGCAGGTGCTCGAGCAGCTCAACAACGGCCAGCTGCGCGTCGCCACCCGCTCGGGCGTGGGCCAGTGGACGGTGCACCAGTGGATCAAAAAGGCCGTGCTGCTGAGCTTTAGGCTCAACGACAACGCCATCATCCGTGCCGGCGAGCTGGCCTTTTACGACAAGGTGCCGACCAAATTCGCCAACTTAAGCCCGCAGGAGCTCGCCGCCACGGGCGTGCGCGTGGTGCCGCCGGCGGTGGCGCGGCGCGGCAGCTTCATCGCCCGCGGCGCCGTGCTCATGCCCAGCTACGTCAACATCGGCGCCTACGTCGATGAAGGCAGCATGGTGGACACCTGGGCCACGGTGGGCTCGTGCGCCCAGATCGGCAAAAACGTGCACCTGTCGGGGGGTGTCGGCATCGGCGGTGTGCTCGAGCCGCTGCAAGCCAACCCCACTATCATCGAAGACAACTGCTTCATCGGTGCGCGCTCCGAAGTGGTCGAAGGCGTGATCGTGGAAGAAAACGCCGTGCTCGGCATGGGCGTTTACTTGGGCCAGAGCACCCCGATCTTCAACCGCGCCACGGGCGAGATCAGCTACGGCCGGGTGCCGGCGGGCTCGGTGGTGGTGAGCGGCAGCCTGCCCAAAACCGCTGCCAACGGCGCCCCCTACAGCCTGTACGCGGCGGTGATCGTCAAGCAGGTGGATGCGCAGACGCGCTCCAAAACCAGCATCAACGAGCTGCTGCGCGACTAA
- a CDS encoding PilT/PilU family type 4a pilus ATPase produces the protein MGPMEKILRLMSEKRASDVYLSAASPVQMKLNGVCTAITPQPLPVDGPLQLLAEVVSAEQLREFHASGELNIAIPLAGVGRFRLSAMKQRGNCAMVVRFISSEIPAFESLQLPPVLAKMIMAKRGLMLVVGSTGSGKSTTLAALLDHRNAQSRGHILTIEDPVEYLFRNKQSIVNQREVGTDTASLYVALKNALRQAPDVILIGEIRDRETMSLAIAYAQSGHLVLATLHANNSHQALNRILNFYPVEVRPTMLNDLASSLKAIVSQRLLRTVDGSRVPAVEVMVNSRLMSEMIEKGDFFGVREALEKSMSEESQTFESDIARLILSGKIERQEGLAYADSPTNLMWRLQNQSLQSRTQNPSEPPAASPQAPSPSGPSFADFTLDA, from the coding sequence ATGGGCCCGATGGAAAAAATCCTGCGCCTGATGAGCGAAAAGCGCGCCTCCGACGTCTATTTGTCGGCGGCCTCGCCGGTGCAAATGAAGCTCAACGGTGTCTGCACCGCCATCACGCCGCAGCCGCTGCCGGTCGATGGGCCGCTGCAGCTGCTGGCCGAAGTGGTGAGTGCCGAGCAGCTGCGTGAATTTCATGCCAGCGGCGAACTCAACATCGCCATTCCGCTGGCAGGGGTTGGGCGTTTTCGCCTCAGCGCCATGAAGCAGCGCGGCAACTGCGCCATGGTGGTGCGTTTCATCAGCAGCGAAATCCCGGCCTTCGAGTCGCTGCAGCTGCCGCCGGTGCTGGCAAAAATGATCATGGCCAAGCGCGGCCTGATGCTGGTGGTCGGCTCCACCGGCTCGGGCAAAAGCACCACCCTAGCGGCCTTGCTCGACCACCGCAACGCCCAAAGCAGAGGCCACATCCTAACGATCGAAGACCCGGTCGAATACCTGTTTCGCAACAAGCAGTCGATCGTCAACCAACGCGAAGTCGGCACCGACACCGCTTCGCTCTACGTCGCGCTCAAAAACGCGCTGCGCCAGGCCCCGGACGTGATCCTGATCGGCGAAATCCGCGACCGCGAAACCATGTCGCTGGCCATCGCCTACGCCCAGTCGGGCCACCTGGTGCTGGCCACGCTGCACGCCAACAACAGCCACCAGGCGCTCAACCGCATCCTCAACTTTTACCCGGTCGAGGTGCGCCCGACCATGCTCAACGACTTGGCTTCCTCGCTCAAGGCGATCGTGTCGCAGCGGCTGCTGCGCACGGTCGATGGCAGCCGCGTGCCGGCGGTGGAAGTGATGGTCAACTCGCGCCTGATGAGCGAAATGATCGAAAAAGGCGATTTTTTTGGCGTGCGCGAGGCGCTAGAAAAATCCATGTCCGAAGAATCGCAAACCTTCGAGTCCGACATCGCGCGCCTGATCCTGAGCGGCAAAATCGAACGCCAAGAAGGCTTGGCGTACGCCGATTCACCCACCAACCTGATGTGGCGGCTGCAAAACCAGTCGCTTCAATCGCGCACGCAAAACCCCAGCGAACCGCCCGCCGCGTCGCCCCAAGCGCCCTCGCCCAGCGGCCCCTCGTTTGCCGACTTTACCCTCGACGCCTAA